The Aquidulcibacter paucihalophilus genome has a window encoding:
- a CDS encoding MerR family DNA-binding transcriptional regulator: protein MATADDHRTYSIRQLCREFGATARALRFYEDKGLLTPARKGQTRVYDARDRARLKLILRGRRIGFSLLEIQEMLDLYDHNNHNAHQMAVALRRHRAQIAALKQQREDLDAAIETAEEACAVMERKLGEFRPDLLPGAEEYADLLKARLNPDHTLQPFKARA from the coding sequence GGAGTTCGGGGCGACGGCGCGCGCCCTGAGATTCTATGAGGACAAGGGGCTGCTGACCCCGGCCCGCAAGGGGCAGACGCGCGTCTATGACGCCCGCGACCGGGCCCGGCTGAAGCTGATCCTGCGCGGCCGGCGCATCGGCTTCTCCCTGCTCGAGATCCAGGAGATGCTGGATCTGTACGACCACAACAATCACAACGCCCACCAGATGGCCGTCGCCCTGCGCCGCCATCGCGCCCAGATCGCCGCGCTGAAACAGCAACGCGAAGACCTCGACGCCGCCATCGAGACGGCCGAGGAAGCCTGCGCCGTCATGGAGCGGAAACTGGGCGAGTTCCGCCCTGACCTGCTGCCTGGCGCCGAGGAATACGCCGACCTGTTGAAGGCCCGGCTCAACCCTGACCACACCCTCCAGCCCTTCAAAGCGAGAGCGTAA
- a CDS encoding acyl-CoA dehydrogenase C-terminal domain-containing protein: protein MAYKAPVRDLTFVLNEVLEIDRYSNQPGFADVSSELVAQILEEGAKFSEEVIAPLNRIGDQEGCKWDNGKVTGPTGWKEAYKAMVEAGWPALSALPEHGGQGMPSVVAMAFGQFTAAASAAFSMYPGLTAGAYWGLNANGSDEQKAMYLPKMAIGEWGGTMNLTEPQCGTDLGLIRTKAVPNGDGSYNITGQKIWISSGEHDFTDNIIHLVLARIEGAPEGIKGISLFVVPKVFVNEDGSLGERNVGAACAGLEHKMGIHGNATCVMAYENARGWLVGPENKGMAGMFVMMNEARLGTGLQGLSIGTAAYQAAVEFAHDRLQGRSLTGPKTPELPADSIMVHPDVRRMLLEAKAFIEGGQAFTLWTALQADLQHSSDAAEAQKAHDYMGLITPVLKAYLTDKGFHVASLAMQVHGGSGYTEHFMASQYLRDARITMIYEGANGIQALDLVGRKLPANGGRAIMSWFADIDAFVAENGAEGPIKPFVDGLADAKKKLQEGTMWLMQNGMQNPDNAGAASTDYLHVFGLTALAYMWAQMAKAAQAQVDAGTSDPFYANKLMTGRYFVERILPDTAAHLAKLKTGADVLMAMPAEAF, encoded by the coding sequence ATGGCCTACAAGGCGCCTGTCCGCGACCTGACGTTTGTCCTGAACGAGGTTCTGGAGATCGATCGCTATTCGAACCAGCCCGGTTTCGCCGACGTCTCGTCGGAGCTTGTGGCCCAGATTCTTGAAGAGGGCGCGAAATTCTCTGAGGAGGTCATCGCCCCCCTGAACCGCATCGGCGATCAGGAAGGCTGCAAGTGGGACAACGGCAAGGTCACCGGCCCGACCGGCTGGAAGGAGGCCTACAAGGCCATGGTCGAGGCCGGCTGGCCCGCCCTGTCGGCCCTGCCCGAGCACGGTGGCCAGGGCATGCCTTCGGTCGTGGCCATGGCGTTCGGCCAGTTCACGGCCGCCGCCAGCGCAGCCTTCTCGATGTATCCGGGCCTGACGGCCGGGGCCTACTGGGGCCTGAACGCCAATGGCTCGGATGAGCAGAAGGCGATGTATCTCCCCAAGATGGCCATCGGCGAATGGGGCGGGACCATGAACCTGACCGAGCCGCAGTGCGGCACGGACCTGGGCCTGATCCGCACCAAGGCCGTTCCAAATGGCGACGGCAGCTACAACATCACCGGCCAGAAGATCTGGATCAGCTCGGGCGAGCACGATTTCACCGACAACATCATCCATCTGGTGCTGGCCCGGATCGAGGGCGCGCCGGAGGGGATCAAGGGCATCAGCCTGTTCGTGGTGCCCAAGGTCTTCGTCAATGAGGACGGATCGCTGGGCGAGCGCAACGTCGGCGCGGCCTGCGCCGGCCTCGAGCACAAGATGGGCATCCACGGCAACGCCACCTGCGTCATGGCCTATGAGAACGCCAGGGGCTGGCTTGTCGGACCCGAGAACAAGGGCATGGCCGGCATGTTCGTGATGATGAACGAGGCCCGCCTCGGCACCGGCCTGCAGGGCCTGTCGATCGGCACGGCCGCCTATCAGGCCGCCGTCGAATTCGCCCATGACCGCCTGCAGGGTCGTTCGCTGACCGGGCCGAAGACCCCGGAACTGCCGGCCGACTCCATCATGGTCCACCCGGACGTGCGCCGCATGCTGCTGGAGGCCAAGGCCTTCATCGAGGGCGGCCAGGCCTTCACCCTGTGGACCGCACTTCAGGCCGACCTGCAGCACTCGAGCGATGCCGCCGAGGCGCAGAAGGCCCATGACTATATGGGTCTGATCACCCCGGTGCTGAAAGCCTATCTGACCGACAAGGGCTTCCACGTCGCCTCGCTGGCCATGCAGGTGCACGGCGGCAGCGGCTACACCGAGCATTTCATGGCGTCGCAGTATCTGCGCGATGCGCGCATCACCATGATCTACGAAGGTGCCAACGGCATCCAGGCGCTGGATCTGGTCGGGCGCAAACTGCCGGCCAATGGCGGCCGGGCGATCATGAGCTGGTTCGCCGACATCGACGCCTTCGTGGCCGAGAATGGCGCCGAGGGTCCGATCAAGCCCTTCGTCGACGGCCTGGCCGACGCCAAGAAGAAGCTGCAGGAAGGCACGATGTGGCTGATGCAGAACGGCATGCAGAACCCGGACAATGCCGGTGCCGCGAGCACCGACTATCTGCACGTCTTCGGCCTGACGGCGCTCGCCTATATGTGGGCGCAGATGGCCAAGGCGGCGCAGGCCCAGGTCGACGCCGGGACCAGCGATCCGTTCTACGCCAACAAGCTGATGACCGGCCGCTATTTCGTGGAGCGGATCCTGCCGGACACGGCGGCGCACCTGGCCAAGCTGAAGACCGGCGCGGACGTGCTCATGGCGATGCCGGCCGAGGCGTTCTAG
- a CDS encoding acyl-CoA dehydrogenase family protein, translating into MNVLNVPEPDFMQEEEIVLFSDSVGKWIDEHASPEAVQSWLANSSVPRELWNASGDAGLLGLSMPEEDGGMGGDYRHEVVLMRQLGWKGADHFGISLHNAIVMPYIWHYGTAEQKARWLPRLQSGELVGAIAMTEPGAGSDLQGVKTTAIKTGNQYVVNGSKTFITNGQLANFIIVVAKTDPAEGAKGTSLIVVETDGAEGFERGRNLHKIGMEGNDTSELFFNDVKVPGENIIGGGEGQGFIQLMQQLPQERLNIAIQGVAAAERGLQETLAYVKERKAFGKRVIDFQNTQFKLAEVKTKLTVAKVFVDHCMGLHLKGQLDAVTASMAKYWVTDIQGEVIDEMLQLHGGYGYMNEYPIAQLYKDARVQRIYGGTNEIMKLLIARTL; encoded by the coding sequence ATGAACGTCCTCAACGTCCCCGAGCCCGATTTCATGCAGGAAGAGGAGATCGTCCTCTTCTCCGACAGCGTCGGCAAATGGATCGACGAGCATGCCTCGCCCGAGGCGGTGCAGTCGTGGCTGGCGAACTCCAGTGTGCCGCGGGAGCTGTGGAACGCGTCCGGCGACGCTGGCCTGCTGGGCCTGTCGATGCCCGAGGAAGACGGCGGCATGGGCGGGGACTACCGGCATGAGGTGGTGCTGATGCGCCAGCTGGGCTGGAAGGGCGCGGATCACTTCGGCATCTCGCTGCACAATGCGATCGTCATGCCCTACATCTGGCACTACGGGACGGCCGAGCAGAAGGCGCGCTGGCTGCCACGGCTGCAGTCGGGCGAACTGGTCGGCGCCATCGCCATGACCGAGCCGGGTGCCGGCTCCGACCTGCAGGGGGTCAAGACCACCGCCATCAAGACCGGAAACCAGTATGTGGTGAACGGCTCCAAGACCTTCATCACCAACGGACAGCTGGCCAATTTCATCATCGTCGTGGCCAAGACCGATCCGGCCGAAGGGGCCAAGGGCACGTCGCTGATCGTGGTCGAAACCGACGGGGCCGAAGGCTTCGAGCGCGGCCGGAACCTGCACAAGATCGGCATGGAGGGGAATGACACCTCCGAACTGTTCTTCAACGATGTGAAGGTCCCCGGCGAGAACATCATCGGCGGCGGCGAGGGCCAGGGCTTCATCCAGCTGATGCAGCAGCTGCCGCAGGAGCGGCTGAACATCGCCATCCAGGGCGTGGCCGCGGCCGAGCGCGGGCTCCAGGAAACCCTCGCCTACGTCAAGGAGCGCAAGGCCTTCGGCAAGCGGGTGATCGACTTCCAGAACACCCAGTTCAAACTGGCCGAGGTGAAGACCAAGCTGACGGTGGCCAAGGTCTTCGTCGACCACTGCATGGGGCTGCACCTCAAGGGTCAGCTCGACGCCGTCACCGCCTCCATGGCCAAATACTGGGTCACCGACATCCAGGGCGAGGTCATCGACGAGATGCTGCAGCTGCACGGCGGCTACGGCTATATGAACGAATACCCGATCGCCCAGCTGTACAAGGACGCGCGGGTGCAGCGGATCTACGGCGGCACCAACGAAATCATGAAGCTCTTGATCGCGCGTACGCTCTGA
- a CDS encoding GIY-YIG nuclease family protein, which yields MAKRFYVYILASGPCGWLYVGMTNDLIRRVGEHKQSLIPGHTRERAIDRLVWYETHQYVDQAILREKRIKRWLRAWKFALVEDLNPRWADLYGDLLANQA from the coding sequence ATGGCCAAGCGCTTCTATGTCTATATCCTCGCCAGCGGTCCGTGCGGCTGGCTGTACGTCGGCATGACCAACGACCTGATCCGTCGCGTTGGCGAGCACAAGCAGAGTCTGATCCCAGGCCATACCCGTGAGCGGGCGATTGATCGGCTCGTCTGGTATGAAACCCATCAGTACGTGGATCAGGCCATTCTGCGGGAGAAGCGCATCAAGCGATGGCTACGCGCGTGGAAATTCGCCCTGGTCGAGGACCTGAATCCGCGCTGGGCGGACCTGTACGGCGACCTGCTGGCCAATCAGGCCTAG